In Topomyia yanbarensis strain Yona2022 chromosome 2, ASM3024719v1, whole genome shotgun sequence, one DNA window encodes the following:
- the LOC131684903 gene encoding heat shock protein 60A has protein sequence MFRLPTVLRCAAARQVAAGYRGYAKDVRFGPEVRALMLQGVDVLADAVAVTLGPKGRNVILEQSWGSPKITKDGVTVAKGIELKCKFQNIGARLVQDVANNTNEEAGDGTTTATVLARAIAKEGFEKISKGANPVEIRRGVMLAVDAVKDQLKAMSRTVTTPEEIAQVATISANGDRAIGDLISEAMKRVGKDGVITVKDGKTLNDELEIIEGMKFDRGYISPYFINSSKGAKVEFQDALVLYSEKKISTVQSIIPALELANAQRKPLVIIAEDIDGEALSTLVVNRLKIGLQVAAVKAPGFGDNRKSTLSDMAISTGGIVFGDDANLVKLEDVQASDLGQVGEITITKDDCLLLKGKGNPDQVAARVEQIRDQIAETSSEYEKEKLQERLARLSSGVALLKVGGSSEVEVNEKKDRVNDALCATRAAVEEGIVAGGGTALLRCIASLEGLKAANEDQKAGIDIVRRALHQPCTQIAKNAGVDGAVVVAKVLDLQGDFGYDALNSEYVNMIERGIIDPTKVVRTALTDASGVASLLSTAECVVTEEPKAEGAAGMPGMGGMGGMGGMGGMGGMM, from the exons ATGTTCCGTTTGCCGACAGTGTTACGCTGTGCCGCCGCCCGTCAAGTCGCGGCCGGTTACCGAGGCTATGCCAAAGATGTTCGCTTCGGACCGGAAGTGCGTGCCCTAATGCTTCAGGGCGTTGATGTCTTGGCTGATGCCGTTGCCGTTACTCTGGGCCCGAAG GGCCGCAACGTAATTTTGGAGCAAAGCTGGGGCTCCCCAAAAATCACCAAGGATGGTGTCACCGTTGCCAAGGGTATCGAACTGAAGTGCAAGTTCCAAAATATTGGTGCTCGTTTGGTTCAGGACGTTGCCAACAATACTAATGAGGAAGCTGGCGATGGAACCACGACAGCCACGGTTCTAGCTCGAGCTATCGCGAAAGAAGGTTTTGAGAAGATTTCCAAGGGTGCAAATCCGGTAGAGATCCGTCGCGGTGTCATGCTGGCCGTCGATGCTGTCAAGGATCAACTGAAGGCGATGTCCCGCACGGTTACCACACCGGAAGAAATCGCTCAGGTTGCCACCATTTCCGCCAACGGTGACCGTGCCATCGGTGATTTGATTAGCGAAGCGATGAAGCGCGTCGGAAAGGACGGTGTTATCACCGTAAAGGATGGCAAGACGCTAAACGATGAGCTGGAAATTATCGAGGGGATGAAGTTTGACCGTGGCTACATTTCACCTTACTTTATCAATTCGAGCAAGGGGGCTAAGGTCGAGTTCCAGGATGCTCTGGTTCTGTATTCGGAGAAGAAAATCTCAACCGTGCAGTCGATTATTCCGGCACTGGAGTTGGCCAATGCGCAGCGTAAACCGTTGGTCATTATTGCGGAGGACATTGATGGCGAAGCTCTGAGCACGCTGGTTGTCAACAGACTCAAGATTGGGCTGCAGGTTGCAGCTGTCAAAGCACCCGGCTTCGGTGATAATCGAAAGAGCACATTGTCCGATATGGCCATCAGCACCGGTGGAATCGTGTTCGGAGATGACGCTAATCTGGTTAAATTGGAGGACGTACAGGCGTCGGATTTGGGACAG GTGGGTGAAATCACGATCACCAAGGACGATTGCTTGCTGCTGAAGGGTAAAGGAAATCCCGATCAGGTTGCTGCTCGTGTCGAGCAAATCCGCGACCAGATCGCCGAAACAAGCTCCGAGTACGAAAAGGAAAAGCTACAGGAACGATTGGCTCGCCTGTCCTCCGGTGTGGCACTGCTGAAGGTTGGCGGTTCCAGTGAGGTTGAAGTCAACGAGAAGAAAGATCGTGTAAACGATGCCCTGTGCGCTACCCGTGCGGCCGTCGAAGAAGGTATCGTTGCAGGAGGTGGTACTGCTCTGCTGCGTTGCATTGCCAGCCTTGAAGGTTTGAAGGCTGCCAACGAGGATCAGAAGGCCGGTATCGATATTGTGCGCCGGGCATTGCATCAGCCGTGCACACAGATTGCCAAGAATGCCGGTGTCGACGGAGCCGTTGTTGTCGCCAAGGTTTTGGATCTGCAGGGAGACTTCGGTTATGATGCATTGAACAGTGAGTATGTCAACATGATCGAACGGGGCATTATTGATCCGACCAAGGTTGTGCGAACGGCTCTTACCGATGCCTCTGGAGTCGCCTCACTGTTGTCCACTGCCGAATGCGTTGTGACGGAAGAACCTAAAGCGGAAGGTGCCGCTGGTATGCCAGGCATGGGTGGTATGGGTGGAATGGGCGGCATGGGAGGAATGGGCGGAATGATGTAA
- the LOC131684906 gene encoding uncharacterized protein LOC131684906: MCWKRTTYLCSFLFFVSITLPTHLLASSAENETETEQGRFLLWGRPILIVPPTSPTRHQLISGIGVPLSAQESITFGWVFKAQYFLPTQLSNLRPNLWAGWNDTRRSLEKREAVTMMPDQHYEKYTATDVKVETEQLPDEEEAIDGSDEYDDDFEDGDDNYWLDEEEEKKFQEVNDMHPPADTHPPEDGYSTEHSRWTAYKVMEKMGESYGFGGRACMLRSICEAAAAEFTHTGGVFAELFHIVFTPSTTAEPLSEHRDNEYYRAEQLGREGAPCKQVFQECKNTILDVFTGVHDPVTNALDVAHNKLRQAIMK; this comes from the exons ATGTGTTGGAAAAGAACAACGTACCTGTGCAGTTTCCTCTTTTTCGTGAGTATCACtctaccaacccatcttttggcTTCGTCGGCGGAGAACGAAACTGAAACCGAGCAAGGTCGGTTCCTTCTTTGGGGCAGACCGATTCTGATTGTCCCACCGACGTCGCCTACCCGTCATCAGCTTATCTCCGGTATTGGTGTTCCGCTGTCGGCGCAAGAATCTATAACTTTCGGATGGGTATTTAAAGCTCAGTACTTTCTGCCGACCCAGCTCTCTAATCTTAGGCCAAATTTGTGGGCAGGATGGAACGATACTCGACGATCGCTGGAGAAACGCGAAGCGGTAACCATGATGCCTGACCAACACTACGAGAAGTATACGGCAACGGATGTTAAAGTGGAAACGGAGCAGTTACCAGATGAAGAGGAAGCGATTGACGGAAGTGATGAGTACGATGATGATTTTGAAGATGGAGACGATAACTACTGGTTGGATgaggaagaagaaaaaaagtttcagGAGGTGAATGACATGCACCCCCCGGCTGATACACATCCACCAGAAGACGGTTATAGTACGGAACACTCTCGCTGGACGGCGTACAAAGTGATGGAGAAGATGGGGGAGAGTTACGGATTCGGAGGACGAGCCTGTATGTTACGCAGTATATGCGAAGCTGCTGCGGCAGAGTTCACCCACACGGGTGGAGTGTTTGCCGAGCTGTTTCATATTGTGTTTAC ACCATCGACAACGGCGGAACCGCTTTCGGAGCACCGTGACAACGAGTACTACCGAGCTGAACAGCTAGGACGAGAGGGAGCCCCTTGCAAGCAAGTATTTCAAGAGTGCAAAAACACGATACTTGACGTTTTCACCGGTGTGCATGACCCAGTTACCAATGCGCTCGACGTGGCGCATAACAAGTTGCGACAAGCGATTATGAAGTAG
- the LOC131684904 gene encoding p53 and DNA damage-regulated protein 1, translating into MSVSDKQKTIEILRDTERIGDKVLMHKQELIALDKRRQETREATRTIRNNFPKEDAKVWITVGSLLIKMKRTKALELLEKDAVQIEKEIIRIRAEQKVLVSKQRDLEHDTPLRGFDLKPLSDAEISALRANI; encoded by the coding sequence ATGTCCGTCTCTGATAAGCAGAAAACGATTGAAATCTTGCGGGATACAGAAAGGATTGGTGATAAAGTTCTAATGCACAAACAAGAACTGATTGCCCTTGATAAACGGCGCCAGGAAACACGAGAAGCTACTCGTACCATAAGGAACAACTTCCCTAAAGAGGATGCCAAAGTTTGGATCACAGTTGGTTCCTTGCTAATTAAGATGAAACGAACAAAAGCACTGGAGCTGCTGGAGAAAGATGCTGTACAGATCGAAAAAGAAATTATTCGGATTCGTGCAGAACAAAAGGTTCTGGTCAGCAAGCAACGCGATCTAGAGCACGATACTCCACTGAGGGGGTTCGATCTAAAACCGTTAAGCGATGCGGAGATCTCTGCCTTAAGGGCTAATATTTAA
- the LOC131681781 gene encoding uncharacterized protein LOC131681781, translating to MSVSQETLEMITAAIKNGANPQGTLVRSKLTNRLVWQANEHDENDPYKEYLLMVGVDSQPSQTAPGGAVRSVLGEMYSHGQSNKGVPGEKVPGRKGNYKHDKENWQDHWEILKNAGKYCSFCKANKEIRDIYLSHNLKGPDGEVTCPILLKCICQCCGQRGHTIAHCPDNKTGTSILKMINRHNRI from the exons ATGTCCGTCAGTCAAGAAACGCTGGAAATGATCACGGCCGCCATTAAGAATGGGGCCAATCCACAGGGCACCCTGGTCCGTTCCAAGCTGACCAATCGTCTAGTGTGGCAAGCAAACGAGCACGACGAGAACGATCCGTACAAGGAATACCTCCTGATGGTTGGGGTCGATTCTCAACCGAGTCAGACTGCGCCGGGCGGTGCGGTACGCAGTGTTTTAGGCGAGATGTACAGTCACGGTCAATCGAACAAAGGAGTTCCCGGGGAAAAGGTTCCGGGACGGAAGGGAAACTACAAGCATGATAAGGAAAACTGGCAGGATCACTGGGAGATATTGAAGAACGCAGGGAAGTATTGTAGTTTCTGCAAAGCCAACAAGGAAATACG TGATATCTACTTATCTCACAATCTGAAGGGACCGGACGGGGAAGTTACCTGTCCAATTTTGCTCAAATGCATCTGCCAGTGCTGCGGTCAGCGTGGACACACGAT tgCGCACTGCCCAGATAATAAAACAGGAACCAGCATTCTCAAGATGATCAATCGTCACAATCGAATCTAA
- the LOC131680848 gene encoding uncharacterized protein LOC131680848: MTPLISFSSDNVPRPRQKRALLFPRGNPTRHQLVAGFGIPVDIVLESINVGYVFKAVYFLPWNSSHWIPQFLRRDEELLFQPTLEEAQQQRNFVEIRNGNDAGEELHQKPDNWVDRARWVIYQALEAIADHKGFSGRSCLLRTICEAAEAKFTHSSGILGELLHILFTPSTTNEPIEDNELHNEYRNAETLAQQTSPRYGRSICSDMYRECPLSLLDMFTGVKKMVSDEDNMR, from the exons ATGACCCCGTTGATAAG CTTCAGCTCAGATAATGTACCTCGTCCACGCCAGAAAAGAGCTCTTTTATTTCCACGCGGCAATCCGACTCGCCACCAACTGGTAGCGGGATTTGGCATTCCAGTGGACATTGTTCTCGAGTCCATAAACGTCGGTTACGTGTTCAAAGCTGTTTACTTTCTTCCCTGGAATTCATCGCACTGGATTCCACAGTTTCTTCGACGGGACGAGGAGCTACTTTTTCAACCGACGCTAGAAGAAGCGCAACAGCAAAGAAACTTTGTCGAAATAAGGAACGGAAACGATGCTGGCGAAGAACTCCACCAAAAACCCGATAACTGGGTAGACCGGGCACGATGGGTGATCTACCAGGCGCTTGAGGCAATCGCGGATCA CAAAGGCTTCAGCGGTCGATCGTGCCTGTTAAGGACCATTTGCGAAGCAGCCGAGGCGAAATTTACTCACTCGAGTGGAATTTTGGGTGAACTGTTACACATTCTGTTTACCCCATCTACGACCAACGAACCGATAGAAGACAACGAATTGCACAACGAATATAGGAATGCGGAAACATTGGCCCAGCAAACCAGCCCCCGATATGGCCGTTCAATCTGTTCCGATATGTATAGAGAGTGTCCTCTGTCACTGTTGGACATGTTTACTGGGGTGAAGAAAATGGTTTCGGATGAGGATAATATGCGGTGA